A region of [Bacteroides] pectinophilus DNA encodes the following proteins:
- a CDS encoding AAA family ATPase, producing MSRELTLKSLVEKLRDFYDFIIIECMPSLGMMTINACSVSHPLV from the coding sequence ATGAGCAGAGAACTGACACTTAAATCTTTGGTAGAGAAGTTAAGAGATTTTTATGATTTCATAATCATTGAATGTATGCCCTCTCTTGGCATGATGACAATTAACGCATGCAGCGTGTCTCATCCTTTGGTATGA
- a CDS encoding MerR family transcriptional regulator gives MMTVNEVSKLTGVSIRTLQYYDTIGLLKPIEYTESGYRLYDDTSLERLQQILLFKELEFPLKEIKKIIDAPNFDRNKALEQQIELLTMKKEHLENLISFARGIKGIGVKYMDFKVFDTRKIDEYSKRAKEQWGQTSEYKEFEEKTKNCTKDDEATVTNEFMQLFVEFGQMKEMDPADEQVQVHVRKLQDYITDHFYTCSDKILSGLGRMYAGGGELTENIDDAGGVGTAEFVSKAIDTFYIRRK, from the coding sequence ATGATGACAGTGAATGAGGTAAGTAAATTAACAGGAGTGAGTATACGCACTCTGCAGTATTATGATACCATTGGTCTCTTAAAACCTATTGAATATACAGAGTCAGGTTATAGGTTGTATGACGATACATCCTTGGAAAGGCTGCAACAAATTCTACTGTTTAAAGAATTGGAATTTCCGCTTAAGGAGATTAAAAAGATAATCGATGCTCCTAACTTTGACAGGAACAAAGCATTAGAGCAGCAGATTGAATTGCTTACTATGAAAAAGGAGCATCTTGAAAATCTTATTAGTTTTGCTCGAGGAATAAAAGGAATAGGAGTGAAATATATGGATTTTAAAGTATTTGATACAAGAAAGATTGATGAGTATTCTAAACGAGCAAAAGAACAATGGGGACAAACTTCTGAGTATAAGGAGTTTGAAGAGAAAACAAAGAATTGTACGAAAGATGATGAAGCTACTGTTACAAATGAGTTTATGCAATTATTTGTTGAATTCGGTCAGATGAAAGAAATGGATCCAGCAGATGAACAGGTGCAGGTGCATGTAAGAAAACTTCAGGATTACATTACGGATCATTTTTATACATGTTCTGATAAGATTTTAAGCGGCCTTGGAAGAATGTATGCCGGTGGAGGAGAACTTACGGAAAATATCGATGATGCTGGAGGAGTAGGCACAGCAGAGTTTGTAAGTAAAGCCATTGATACATTTTATATAAGAAGAAAATAA